From Caldanaerobius fijiensis DSM 17918, a single genomic window includes:
- a CDS encoding M24 family metallopeptidase gives MIKTVRIKKLCERIKKDGIEGALILKPVNIRYLSGFTGDAGFLLITETRVIFYTDSRYTEQAQKEVIEGIEVREHGYPVTEFMAEQIIDLNINTLGIEEKYMTVDLYRELKEKFSGTFKSIDSYISNMRMIKEKSELERIKKAQDIADKAFQYICGFIKPGVTEKDIANEIEYYIKKNGASGTSFPTIVVSGKNGSLPHGQPTNKEIRNGEFVTMDFGCVYEGYCSDMTRTIAVGNVDSEMRKVYNTVLNAQISALENIEANMALKDADSIAREFIKKEGFGQYFGHSLGHGVGLEIHEEPGVGPRSDGLLLPGTVITVEPGIYIPGRFGVRIEDMIFVGENGTIDITKSNKQLIIL, from the coding sequence GTGATCAAAACGGTAAGGATTAAGAAGTTATGTGAAAGGATAAAGAAAGACGGGATAGAAGGAGCTTTAATCTTAAAACCAGTAAATATAAGGTATTTAAGCGGTTTTACTGGGGACGCGGGTTTCCTTTTGATAACAGAAACCAGGGTGATATTTTATACTGATTCCAGATATACAGAGCAAGCTCAAAAAGAGGTTATTGAGGGGATTGAAGTTCGGGAGCACGGTTATCCTGTGACTGAGTTTATGGCCGAACAAATCATTGACTTAAATATTAATACCCTGGGAATAGAAGAAAAATACATGACTGTAGACCTATACAGAGAATTAAAAGAAAAATTTTCAGGGACTTTTAAGAGTATAGATAGTTATATCAGTAATATGAGAATGATTAAAGAAAAAAGTGAATTAGAACGGATAAAAAAAGCGCAAGATATAGCAGACAAAGCGTTTCAGTACATATGTGGATTTATAAAGCCAGGAGTCACTGAAAAGGATATTGCCAATGAGATTGAATATTATATCAAGAAAAATGGTGCTTCAGGGACTTCCTTTCCTACAATCGTGGTAAGTGGTAAAAATGGTTCATTGCCCCATGGTCAACCTACGAATAAAGAAATCCGCAATGGCGAGTTCGTGACTATGGATTTTGGGTGCGTTTATGAAGGCTATTGTTCGGATATGACCAGAACTATAGCAGTAGGAAACGTAGACAGCGAAATGAGGAAAGTTTATAATACTGTCTTAAATGCACAGATATCTGCCCTTGAAAATATCGAAGCAAATATGGCTCTAAAAGATGCCGATAGTATAGCCAGGGAATTCATTAAAAAAGAGGGTTTTGGTCAATATTTTGGACATAGCCTGGGACATGGTGTAGGTCTTGAGATTCATGAAGAGCCCGGGGTGGGGCCAAGATCTGACGGATTATTACTGCCAGGGACAGTGATAACCGTAGAGCCTGGAATATACATACCCGGCAGGTTTGGAGTCAGAATAGAAGATATGATATTCGTAGGTGAAAATGGTACAATAGATATAACTAAGTCAAATAAACAATTGATTATATTATAA